aaatattagaaaaaaaaaaaaaaaattaaataaaacttATGTCCAATTTTCTCTAGAGTGGCAATAGACATGCGGCTTTGCTGGTAATGCGATTGGAGAGTGAGGACGCTAATATTATAAGTACGGAGTTCGactcacaaatataccagtttgagatttttcatgttaTTAACCATTTTTCCTCTTGATAAAGAAAATCATTTCCTCATTTTATCATTCGCCTTTTTAGTTTTCTCCTCTAATGTTTTTGGGGTTTAATTAGATTAGTAAACtacatgtccttttttttttttttcaagttggtCTTTCCATCAAAATTATGGACGAAAATATGGACGTGGCATCatacaatattaaaaaaatagaaaaaagaaatctaaaacaaaaaagatgcgGGCCACCCTTGACCAAGTGTCATTGGTGGGGTCGCATGATCCCTACCATGGTCTAGGAGGATTGCACTACCTTAGGCGAAATTTAATTCAAATCGAAGTAGGTTCTTCTGTCAAAATTATGAACGAAAATGCTAGCGTGGCGTCAtacaatattaaaaaatagaaaaagaaaactaaaacaaGAAAGATGTAGGGTCGCACGATCCCTACCATTGCATGGGAGGGTTGCACTACTTTAGGCGAGATTTGATTCAAATCGAGCGATCCCGAATAAGCGATGTTGAGGTAGCGCAACCCTAGTGATTGGTAATTAGGGTCTTGCAACCCTTGGCGCCACCTAGCTGAGGTCGCGCGACTCCGCAACCCCTAGCAAGGGTTCGTTAGTTGCACTGGCCCATCTGGGTTTCCACGTCTTCTCCCTTTCTCCGTCTTCTAGGGTTTGTACTAtttaatttgttaatattttatgtACTCAATACCTAAAATTACATGAAAGCATCAACTTATCCAATTAGCATTGACGTGGCACTTACGTGTCAGTCCACATCGACATTtccaaatttttgttttgataAAAGGACCAActtcaacaagaaaaaaaaaacacaactttaagtacccaataaaaaaaaaagaaattatggaCTTGgttgataaatttttaaaaagttcaagaatctttTAAGCCTTCTCCCCTTCTAATGCTTAGAAAGGTTTATCGATAATTTTATCATTACGAGAATCAAGATAAAGGCATTGgcacaagattttttttttttgtgtataaaTTCGACTTATGCGTGTTTCTTTATAAGGTCGATTATCCGATTCCGTCAAAACTACTAGCAGCGAAGTCACCATCAAATTTATAATATTCTAAATACTTCGCAATTCACTTTTAGGACAAATTTAACCGACAAAAACGAACCGTTGATGTGTAAATTTCAATCGCCCCGGGCATCCACACTAGTTAGATCTTAGTATATTTTGTAACCCCTTTCAcaagcaaagggaaaaaaaaaaggaaaaaagagaaaaatatgccATTGCTTTTGGAGTCTCAGACTCAAGTTGCCCTCCATCTTTTCTctgaataaaatatataaatagtTTCATCgaacatatatatacatatatagtttatatatttatttttttggtcaaatctttGACTTCTTCGACTAAACCAGTGTGACCCCTCCTCACTAAGGTAAGCGAGAGCTGGTAACTAAACTATGAAGTATGAACCACTCTTCCAAGATGTTGACCGTTTACAGTTCACAGGCGACGCCAGTCCAAGAAGTCCAACCAGAAaagacattctctctctctcctctctctctctctaagatcGAGATGGAGCGTGAGTGAGAATGTGGTAGCATCAGCGCTATACAGCGAGGCGGGCGCAGCACCGGGGAGGGGCCGCAATGTCGAGGGACCTCCTCCTCTCGTCGCTACTCACTCTCCTGCTGTCTCTCTCCACTTCGTTCGCTCGACAcggtgagctctctctctctctctctctctcggcccttTGCGGTACTCTTTCTACGGGTGTCGTGAACGCGGGTGATGGAGAGGTTTTGAAGCGAGGGTGAGGGGGGCCGGGTCTCGCGGTTGCGACGGCGGAGTGTGCGGGTGGTGGAGGATGGGAGTTCGATCCAGTGGGAGTCCGTGCTTTCGCTTCAGTGTTGCCTCGgggtttttgtcttttctttgtttttggttgTTTTGTGATGTTTAGGAACTTAATCCGGGACGATTTGTTCGGTTTCGCTTGAAGATTCGCATTGGTTTAGTTTGAATGGTCATGGGCGGTTCGGTTGCGTTGATTCAGCTGCCTCAGCTGAGCTGAAGAATGAGATGAGTTGCAGTTGGATCTTTGAGCTTGCTGAGAAGGGAAACACCCACGGGAACTCTGGAAACTTGATTGTCTGTTTTATTTCCGACAGCGACATGCATGCTTTCCCAGTTTAAACCATTAGCGAGCGGCTGTAAGACACTGAGATTCCTAATCTGAGATTACTTGTCCCGATAATACATAGTTAGATTCAATTCGCTAAATAATATGAAGGCATTAAGTTATGAGCTAATTGGATATATCCACTGCTCCTTTATCAAAAACAAGCAGACAAAAGTAAAATGTCACAAGACTAGACGGTATCAAAGCAAGACGAGTAAGACCAACTGTCTATGATAGTGGGCTGGAACTGACATTCCCTGTTGTGTCCTTCCAACACGagatatttcattttcttctatgtTCCCAAATAATCTTGACCTTGATTTCAAAATAAACACCACGTTTGCCTTTTCATTCACTCCAGGCAGTGAGAAACTTAACGGCGTCCTGATAAATTATGTAGCAACACCTTAACAAGTCACAGATGCGTGTTGATGTTGGTTAGAAAAAGAAGTAGAGAATGATAGAGCAGAGGCGAGAGATgttcaagtttttctttttataatgaAGCATTTGTGCTCTGTATAGGAAAGCCATTTCTCTTACTGGTTTTTTCCgactctttctcatccaatTGTTTGAATCAATATCTAAGTTGTATTCTTTTTCTGCAGCACCTTTTGTTATGCGCATAAGCTGTGGAGCTCGTCAGAATGTCCATACTCCACCAACCAACACACTTTGGTTCAAAGACTTTGGGTATACTGGAGGAATACCCACTAATGCAACGCGTACAAGTATCATCAGCCCTCCTCTTAAGACAATTCGTTATTTTCCTCTCTCTGAAGGTCCTGAAAACTGCTATGTATTCAATAGAGTGCCGAAGGGACGCTACTCTGTGAGGATTTTCTTTGGATTGGTTGCACATCCCAACTTCGATGACGAACCCCTATTTGACATTTCAATTGAAGGCACTTTGATTTCTTCCCTGAAACCAGGTTGGATCAACCATGATAAGCAAGCATTTGCTGAGGCCATTGTGTTTCTTACAGATGGTTCTGCCTCTTTATGCTTCCATAGCACTGGTCACGGAGATCCCGCTATTCTCTCCATTGAAATTCTTCAAGTCGATGAGAATGCATATAAGCATGGATCTGATCAGGGCCATGGAATGATCCTTAGAACAGCCACAAGACTAAGCTGCGGTACTGGGAAACCAAAATTTGATGAGGATTACAGGGGTGATCATTGGGGTGGGGACAGATTTTGGAAGCCTATTTCGACTTTTAGCGTGGGCTCTGACAAAGAGATATCTACTGAAAGCAGCATCAAACAAGCCTCCATTGCACCAAACTTTTATCCGGAAGCACTTTATCAGTCAGCGCTCGTTGGAACTGATAAGCAGCCAGAGTTGGAGTACATAATGGATGTCGATCCTAACAGGAACTATTCAGTCTGGTTACATTTTGCAGAGATTGATTCTTCCATTACAGGCGCAGGGCAGCGAGTGTTCAATATCTTGATAAACGGCGACTCTGTATTTGAAGATGTGGACATCATTAAGATGAGCGGGGATCGACATGTTGCTCTGGTATTAAACAGAACTGTTGCTGTGAATGGTAGGACCTTGACGGTAACAGTGCAACCTAAAAAGGGGAAAGCTGTCATCAATGCTGTTGAGGTCTTTGAAATTATCACGGCTGAGTCTAAAACTTTAACAGATGAAGGTGCGGAAAGACTTTACTAATGTAGATTTTAAGCTTGTTTCAGCCATGACTGTTCTTCATTGACATTGCTACATAGATATGTAGGTACATATCATTCCGGTCGATTTCATTTATGCAGGttcatttttatgtttctctgCAAGTCACGACACAGTTAGTCACAGCTGAAAGTGTTGTGCTTAAATATGCTTCTCGCGGTTTTTGGCTTTGAAGATAAAATGCAAAGCGGTTTGCTGCTTGTTTGGCAGTATGGTGCATTAGGCATCGAAGCCATCTGCACAAAAATATATCTATACTTATAGCaggattcattttattttactgGCCATACTTCTATCACAAAAGGAGATAATGGAGGAAAGAATGTTAGTCTTTTCATGTTGATCTGTGCCCTATGCGCAGGAGAGATAACATGAAATTAATTATGAAGGAAGGAGTTACAAGAACAATCTCTCAAACATGAATTTCTAATTATGGCCATCTCTCACTGCTCTATCATGTATCTTTGAATTATGCGTTAAAAATGTTCAGTCAGTGCTATGCCTTGGATCCCTTAGCTACGCTTCAATGTGTACTTGTGCCCCATAGGGGACCTTTCTTTCTTAAATTCCTGCTATATCTCTGCTTTGAAAATCTGTATTGGGTGTCTGGCCAGTATTTAAAGCAGTTGCTTTTTGTCCGGAGAAAAAACCTCAAGGGTTTTTCTGGCTCTCACGTGCAATTCTAAGGAAGATATCAAATGGGTTTGGGGGCAGCTAGATGGGAGGACTTGGGAAGGACGGGACAACTTGGGAAGGCCAAGTTGaaccgggaaaaaaaaactttcaaatggAGTAGACTTACGTTTTATTCTAAACAAATTGAGCCTCTGTTCTAATctaaaatatgcatattcatgGTAATTGTTTGAACTGCATTTTGATATTCATAGTGAAGAAAACTATTGTCTATATATAGTCAAGTTAGATGAATCCCACATATCTTGACTTTGACTCATGTAACATTGCATACTATGTTACTCTAGTAAATAGAGATGATATCTGGTGAGAAGAGCTTCAGATGATTTTCTTGGGACCTTGGGATGTAATGATTTCAGAATGGTTTTTAGTTGAGCCGGTCTCTAGTAATGGAATAGGAAATCGAAACATGCCCTTTGTTAAGTCGTATGTTCTTTTCAGCtaaaaagtttttctttttaagtttatttAGCAACTTTTTACAGCTTTAAAGTGCCAATTAAAGAAAGCCACACATAATGAAGAAATTCGAGCACTGCCAAATCAGAGGAAACATCAGATACTCGTATTGTGCTTTGCTTGAGCTGTTCTATTGTGTGTCACTCAAAGTTTGAGCTAGCTTGTGGATGAATTCCAGCATAGAAACTTTAGTGCTGATTTCTTGATGAGTTCTGATGGAACCTCAACTTTGTGTTTCCCAAGTTTTAAATTTCAGTTGTTGTCGATTATATATTATGTATGACTTGGAATATATTTTAGGTGATGCGAACTTAATCATCCTTCTGCATACTAGTTAGGGCTTTACAGGCACTAAAGACTTCACTAGCACTCCCCCGTCGATTTGGGTGGAATGGTGACCCATGTATCCCTCAACAACATCCGTGGAGCGGAGCTGACTGCCAATTTAATCAGACAATAGGCAAATGGGTCATTGATGGACTGTAATGCACTAATCTTTTCCTCTTTGCACGCTAAAATTTCTCCTGTTACAGCTGTACTTTAGTTGTTGCACTATAGTAATTGTGTTTGATGTTTCGAACAGTCTGGCTTAGTTTCATAAATGTCTATGAAAAAGCTTAATATGTCATGAATTTATCCAAATCTGTAAGTCTGGCTTTCGGTTCAAGTAGTTAATACTCATAGTTCCTATGAATGGTGACAATGACATCGTGTTCTCCCTTCGTATGGTAATGTTATATTTTGATTCATCTGAATCCCATTAATGCAGTGCGCAAAGAATCCATGTGCAAATTCAATAATTTTGACCAATTAGCACTCAGATGGTGGCCTTTCTTACATGTAATGTGGTGTGTGGCCATTCTTACGACAGGGCTAGAAAAGCTTCATCCTTCTAATCTTATGGCTTCTTGCTGATTGTTCAGTCAATAAAGTCCACAAGTTTGCTAAGGTTTCTTTGCTGCTGTCCATGACGTTGCCTTCTTGTCTTTCCTTAATCTTGGGATGGATCCTGTCCCCATCCTGGCTATAAATGTCCTCCACAGACCATTCCTTCCGTTGCCAACCCTTTGATCGTGTCCAAGCTCCTCATTGTCTTTATTTGCTGCTGTCTATGGATATGTTGCCTTCTTGTCTTTCCTTAATCTTGGGATGGATCCTGTCCCCATCCTGGCTATAAATGTCCTCCACAGACCATTCCTTCTGTTGCCAACCCTTTGATCGTGTCCAGGCTCCTCATTGTCTTTATTTGCTGCTGTCTATGGATATGTTGCCTTCTTGTCTTTCCTTAATCTTGGGATGGATCCTGTCCCCATCCTGGCTATAAATGTCCTCCACAGACCATTCCTTCCGTTGCCAACCCTTTGATCGTGTCCAGGCTCCTCATTGTCTTTATTTGCTGCTGTCTATGGATATGTTGCCTTCTTGTCTTTCCTTAATCTTGGGATGGATCCTGTCCCCATCCTGGCTATAAATGTCCTCCACAGACCATGCCTTCCCTTGCCAACCCTCTGATCTTGTCCAGGCTCCTCATTGTCCTCAGTCACCGGTATTGTAGCTGGAATTTTATGTCACTTTTGGAGGCAGTGAACAGCTTCACTGTCTTGCCATTTCTTATTCTGGCTGTTGACTAAAGCAACTAACAAATGTGTTGAGTGTAATCACATAACTCTTTATTACTCGCCTCTCATATAGTGGAATACTTTATCCCCTTCCATCTAATTGTTTGCAAACTTCCGAGTATCATAGCCATTTCCTTCCTGCGAAAACTGTCTTTGTGAATGCTGGACTAGGCTTTGCAGACAATTAAGTCATAAGCTCGCTTGAAGAAGGTTAATGAGACTCTTATGGGAGCTGGTTCTCTGAAAATCGTTGGATACTCATAAGGCAAAGTGCACGCCATTTATACTTTTTATAGGTGATGGACAATTGTTAGATTGGCATTTTCTGTGTGATGGTGAAAAGTGAGAATGAACTTCCACCTGTTGAAAATGCCATTGCCCCATGCATTGGTCTTAAATCGTACATACAATCCATCTGTTTCGGGGTAATAATGGACCAGAAGTCAGCCTACCTTTAGTTTCCTATTTGATGGGCAGTGACACTCTGTGGGATGCTAACCAAAAAGATAAGTGAATGAGGATTTGGAGTATCATGTAGGATAATTTCGAGAGGATTGAGCCTTATCCAACACTTAATGCAATTTTGCTTAAAGAATAAGTTCATTTTAGCAGAATTTTAGTGTCAGTTTGTTCAGATATTCTAGAGGGCTTCCGTGCTTCAATATGGTCAAATAAGTTAAGGTTGGAAAACCCTATGTTTCTAGGTTCAAATGAATCAGATTTCAAGCAATTTGCAGTCTTCTAGAGGAAGTTGTGCCCCAATAGCAACTGCTGGTCAGGAAATCCGAGAATGAGTCTTTTAGTATTTCTGTGTTTATTAAGTATTATGCATTGTATTTGTTTCTAGAGTAGTTCGAGTCAACAGTCAATGTTCTTATTTACATGTTGTCTAGGGATTGGTGGTCTATGTCTAGGGAAAGAAAGGGTAGTGTCTTGGGATTTGCCTATATTTAAAGGTTGTTCCAAGCTGTGTCTACATAAACACATT
This sequence is a window from Rhodamnia argentea isolate NSW1041297 chromosome 3, ASM2092103v1, whole genome shotgun sequence. Protein-coding genes within it:
- the LOC115750386 gene encoding receptor-like protein 4: MSRDLLLSSLLTLLLSLSTSFARHAPFVMRISCGARQNVHTPPTNTLWFKDFGYTGGIPTNATRTSIISPPLKTIRYFPLSEGPENCYVFNRVPKGRYSVRIFFGLVAHPNFDDEPLFDISIEGTLISSLKPGWINHDKQAFAEAIVFLTDGSASLCFHSTGHGDPAILSIEILQVDENAYKHGSDQGHGMILRTATRLSCGTGKPKFDEDYRGDHWGGDRFWKPISTFSVGSDKEISTESSIKQASIAPNFYPEALYQSALVGTDKQPELEYIMDVDPNRNYSVWLHFAEIDSSITGAGQRVFNILINGDSVFEDVDIIKMSGDRHVALVLNRTVAVNGRTLTVTVQPKKGKAVINAVEVFEIITAESKTLTDEVRALQALKTSLALPRRFGWNGDPCIPQQHPWSGADCQFNQTIGKWVIDGLGLDNQGLRGFLPKEISRLTHLQSINLSGNSIQGHIPSSLGTISGLQILDLSYNFLNGSIPGSLGQLTSLRRLNLNGNSLSGRIPATLGGRLLHRASFNFTDNDGLCGIPGLPTCRPHLSPGGKVGIAVGALLALFLLVMLLIICWKRRQNIVRAQQIAAREAPYAKARTQSTRDIQLSRHNSQGQARLAVENGPSLLS